The following coding sequences are from one Salvia hispanica cultivar TCC Black 2014 chromosome 3, UniMelb_Shisp_WGS_1.0, whole genome shotgun sequence window:
- the LOC125211191 gene encoding eukaryotic initiation factor 4A-3 has product MAGIQRGGGSRRPAMEDDSKLVFETSKGVEPILSFDEMGIKEDLLRGIYNYGFEKPSAIQQRALVPIISGRDVIAQAQSGTGKTSMIALSVCQIVDTKSSEVQALILSPTRELASQTEKVILAIGDYINVQAHACVGGKSVGEDIRKLEHGVQVVSGTPGRVCDMIKRRTLRTRAIKLLILDESDEMLSRGFKDQIYDVYRYLPPDLQVVLISATLPNEILEITSKFMTDPVRILVKRDELTLEGIKQFFVAVEREEWKFDTLCDLYDTLTITQAVIFCNTKRKVDWLTAKMRENNFTVSSMHGDMPQKERDAIMGEFRSGQTRVLITTDVWARGLDVQQVSLVINYDLPNNRELYIHRIGRSGRFGRKGVAINFVKSDDIKILRDIEQYYSTQIDEMPMNVADLI; this is encoded by the exons ATGGCGGGGATCCAAAGAGGCGGCGGCTCCCGGCGCCCGGCAATGGAAGACGATTCCAAGCTCGTCTTCGAGACTTCGAAAGGCGTTGAGCCTATTTTGAGCTTCGACGAGATGGGTATAAAGGAAGATCTCCTCAGAGGAATCTACAACTACGGCTTCGAAAAGCCTTCCGCTATTCAGCAGCGCGCGCTTGTGCCGATCATCTCCGGTCGTGACGTCATTGCTCAGGCGCAGTCCGGCACCGGCAAGACTTCCATGATCGCGCTCTCTGTTTGCCAGATTGTCGATACCAAGTCTTCAGA AGTTCAAGCGTTGATATTATCACCTACGCGGGAGTTAGCTTCCCAGACAGAGAAAGTGATATTGGCGATTGGTGACTATATAAATGTGCAAGCTCATGCTTGTGTTGGAGGGAAAAGTGTTGGCGAAGATATTAGAAAACTAGAGCATGGAGTTCAAGTGGTGTCGGGCACTCCTGGCAGAGTTTGTGATATGATCAAGAGGAGAACACTACGCACTCGAgcaatcaaattattaatcttg GATGAGTCTGATGAAATGCTGAGCAGAGGGTTTAAGGATCAGATTTATGATGTCTACAGATATCTTCCACCAGATCTTCAG GTGGTGTTAATTTCTGCTACCCTTCCAAATGAAATATTGGAGATCACAAGCAAATTCATGACTGACCCAGTTCGTATCCTTGTAAAGCGTGATGAATTGACTCTTGAG GGCATTAAACAATTCTTTGTCGCCGTAGAAAGAGAAGAGTGGAAATTTGATACTCTATGTGATTTATATGATACCCTTACAATCACTCAGGCTGTTATCTTCTGTAACACCAAACGGAAG GTGGATTGGTTAACAGCAAAAATGCGTGAGAATAACTTTACTGTCTCATCTATGCACGGAGATATGCCACAAAAGGAGCGTGATGCAATTATGGGAGAGTTTAGGTCTGGCCAGACTCGGGTTCTTATCACAACAGATGTATGGGCAAGGGGATTGGATGTCCAACAG GTATCTTTGGTGATAAATTATGATCTTCCTAACAACCGTGAGCTGTACATTCACCGCATTGGGCGATCTGGGCGTTTTGGAAGAAAG GGTGTTGccataaattttgtcaaaagtGATGATATCAAAATCCTAAGAGATATTGAACAGTACTACAGTACACAGATCGACGAGATGCCAATGAACGTGGCTGATTTAATTTAG
- the LOC125211190 gene encoding protein MOS2-like, with protein sequence MSFSFSINAKSQSNRLKKPSNAAAASPSVNYVSEFRSDEPPPAEESKIKPIAPIPNAWRPNKKLKNLHTLPPISKPNGEDAAVQFELDPGSNPEPTDTSTGYGLNLREPSAAVSVAPNGNYETISDMELRRLREDLGNLPDGPGLDEFEDVPVEGFGAALLSGYGWKEGRGIGRNAKEDVKVAEVTRKRDRGGLGFTDELPVPEKQISTNGNAGANPVTANGKAEKMKGVKEKDTKGFVKEKEVMIVNGREMGMKGRILEVRNGGELLVVRMSKSNEKVKVRSRDVVEVGSAGEEKCIRKLKELRVKESDMRRDKNDRKSGEQKVKARNERVDWLRNHIRVRIVSQELKGGRLYLKKGVVMDVVGPGVCDISVDESKELVQGVDQDLLETALPKRGGPVLVLCGRHKGVYGTLLERDSEKETGLVRDADTHELLNVKLEQVAEYTGDPSDIGY encoded by the coding sequence ATGAGTTTTTCCTTCTCCATCAACGCCAAATCCCAATCCAATCGACTGAAAAAGCCTTCCAATGCGGCGGCCGCCTCTCCCTCCGTCAATTACGTCAGTGAATTCCGCTCCGACGAGCCCCCGCCGGCGGAGGAATCCAAAATCAAACCGATTGCTCCAATCCCCAACGCGTGGCGCCCTAATAAAAAGCTCAAAAACCTCCACACTCTCCCGCCGATCTCCAAACCGAACGGCGAGGATGCGGCTGTGCAATTCGAGCTGGATCCTGGCTCTAATCCCGAACCCACCGATACTTCCACGGGCTATGGCCTAAATCTCCGGGAACCCTCGGCCGCTGTGAGTGTTGCTCctaatggtaattatgaaACGATTTCGGATATGGAGTTAAGGAGGCTAAGGGAGGATTTGGGGAACTTACCGGATGGTCCGGGGCTGGATGAATTCGAAGACGTTCCGGTAGAGGGGTTTGGTGCAGCGTTGCTATCGGGGTACGGTTGGAAAGAGGGTAGAGGGATTGGCCGCAATGCGAAGGAGGATGTGAAGGTTGCTGAGGTTACGAGGAAGAGAGATAGAGGGGGATTAGGTTTCACTGATGAGCTTCCGGTGCCGGAGAAACAGATTAGCACCAATGGTAATGCCGGTGCGAATCCTGTGACGGCCAATGGGAAGGCGGAGAAGATGAAGGGGGTGAAAGAGAAGGATACGAAAGGGTTTGttaaagaaaaggaagttATGATAGTAAATGGGAGAGAGATGGGTATGAAAGGTAGAATCTTGGAGGTGAGAAATGGTGGAGAGCTATTAGTTGTGAGGATGTCAAAGAGCAATGAAAAGGTGAAAGTTCGGAGTAGGGATGTGGTGGAGGTGGGATCGGCGGGGGAGGAGAAGTGTATTAGAAAATTGAAGGAATTGAGGGTTAAAGAGAGTGATATGCGTAGAGATAAAAATGATAGGAAGAGTGGGGAACAGAAGGTGAAGGCAAGGAATGAGAGAGTGGATTGGTTGAGGAATCATATCAGGGTAAGGATTGTTAGTCAGGAATTGAAGGGTGGGAGATTATACTTGAAGAAAGGGGTTGTGATGGATGTTGTGGGGCCGGGGGTTTGTGACATATCGGTTGATGAGAGCAAGGAGTTGGTACAAGGGGTGGATCAGGATTTACTAGAGACTGCTCTACCAAAGCGCGGAGGACCCGTCCTTGTTTTGTGTGGTAGGCACAAGGGTGTGTATGGTACTCTGCTAGAACGGGATTCAGAAAAAGAGACTGGTCTGGTTAGGGATGCTGATACTCATGAGCTGCTGAATGTGAAGCTTGAGCAGGTTGCCGAGTACACAGGAGATCCAAGCGATATTGGTTATTAA